A genomic stretch from Dehalococcoidia bacterium includes:
- a CDS encoding TIGR03663 family protein yields the protein MQFILRAIEYWSSAKYFSLRLWDSFKSIRPPRTFVGWTYVAIITIAIITRLWDLSGRSLHYDEILHAWYSWMYSQGMGYSHTPLTHGPFLFHGGAASFFVFGSNDFTARFLPALFGIFLIGMPYFLRNEIGKYGAIFASIYLLISPSFLYFSRFMRNDIYMAVWALALIIIMIKYQRSPKFSLLFAWAIIWALAYSTKESAFLLAGTIGLILIFQTSKALWQWIKGNRFLSDIGPSGDLLIVLGTCSLPLWAPIAGTIQSALGVILVNPDPNDPRVIAGEIIRSNAVTGAPVGGSLYIAAFIFLVLLILSVAIGLLWDRKRWPILAGSFAFIWLILFTSFFTNWQGLFTGVWGSLGYWIAQQAVERASQPWYYYLLGLMVYESLAIVLATIGSIYLLLKHRTNFNLIIIFWAAMTLILFTIAGEKMPWLLTGITLPLVIVSGIVIDKLMHQAMSLYMRVRIYLVWLLLFIASPIIILYVILPSKPFSVEIYYIGILIGAIALIYSVVLIFQWKNATNNWPSLYSALPILAISFICVWAFGIGASSVRASYSYDNMEKPRELLVYSQTGQETSYAAKCLNRIKLMSEDDIRILVDESDNFAWQWRWYLRDFNNVDYRPLNQGPIKELPEYQIIMMSKASENNHVNSLGAYRRTGELHHLWWFPNYAYEQLTLPKILDGAVSSQGWQTIYDYQVRREMGSSMQRSNGIIYIADQLTDDVTSCTKRQ from the coding sequence ATGCAATTTATTTTAAGAGCAATAGAATATTGGTCATCAGCAAAATATTTTTCCCTTAGGCTATGGGATTCTTTCAAGAGCATACGTCCTCCAAGAACTTTCGTTGGGTGGACTTATGTTGCCATAATTACAATTGCCATAATTACAAGGCTTTGGGATCTAAGCGGACGGTCTCTTCATTACGATGAAATTCTCCATGCATGGTATTCATGGATGTACTCCCAAGGTATGGGCTATTCGCATACTCCTCTAACTCACGGTCCTTTTTTGTTCCATGGTGGAGCGGCTAGCTTTTTTGTTTTCGGTTCAAATGACTTTACTGCCCGCTTTCTTCCCGCACTTTTTGGGATATTTTTAATAGGAATGCCCTATTTCTTACGTAATGAGATTGGAAAATACGGTGCAATTTTCGCGTCAATTTACCTGCTTATATCTCCATCATTTTTGTACTTCAGTAGATTTATGCGAAACGATATCTATATGGCAGTTTGGGCTCTAGCTCTAATTATCATAATGATTAAATACCAAAGATCTCCTAAATTCAGCTTACTTTTTGCATGGGCGATAATATGGGCTTTAGCCTATTCCACCAAAGAATCAGCTTTTTTACTTGCAGGTACTATTGGTTTAATACTGATTTTTCAGACTTCAAAAGCATTATGGCAATGGATAAAAGGCAATCGATTTCTCTCAGATATTGGTCCATCTGGCGATTTATTAATTGTCCTAGGAACATGTTCACTACCTTTATGGGCGCCAATTGCAGGAACTATTCAGTCCGCTTTGGGTGTAATACTTGTAAACCCAGACCCGAATGACCCTAGAGTAATTGCAGGAGAAATAATTAGATCAAATGCTGTAACTGGAGCACCAGTAGGGGGTAGTCTATACATTGCCGCATTTATATTTTTAGTCTTACTGATACTGTCGGTAGCGATAGGGCTACTTTGGGATAGGAAACGATGGCCTATACTTGCAGGCAGCTTTGCATTTATATGGCTAATTCTATTCACAAGCTTTTTTACTAATTGGCAGGGCTTATTCACAGGCGTATGGGGATCGCTTGGTTACTGGATAGCACAACAAGCAGTAGAACGTGCTAGCCAGCCTTGGTACTACTACCTACTAGGCCTAATGGTTTACGAGTCACTTGCAATAGTCCTAGCGACTATTGGTTCTATCTATCTCTTGTTAAAGCACCGAACAAATTTCAATCTAATAATTATTTTTTGGGCAGCTATGACATTAATACTTTTCACCATCGCAGGTGAAAAAATGCCTTGGCTACTGACCGGTATCACACTTCCCCTCGTGATAGTGTCTGGAATAGTAATCGATAAATTAATGCACCAAGCAATGAGTCTCTATATGCGGGTTAGAATATATTTAGTATGGCTTTTGCTATTCATTGCAAGTCCAATTATTATCCTGTACGTAATTCTTCCCTCCAAACCTTTTTCAGTTGAAATTTATTACATCGGAATTTTGATTGGAGCCATAGCTCTGATCTACTCCGTTGTCCTTATTTTTCAATGGAAAAATGCGACCAATAATTGGCCAAGCTTATATTCAGCACTGCCCATACTTGCTATTTCATTTATTTGCGTTTGGGCGTTTGGCATTGGAGCCAGTTCAGTCAGAGCAAGCTATTCCTATGACAACATGGAAAAACCCAGAGAATTGCTTGTTTACTCCCAGACAGGGCAAGAAACATCATATGCTGCAAAATGCCTAAATCGAATCAAGCTTATGTCCGAAGATGACATAAGAATTCTTGTAGATGAATCCGATAATTTTGCTTGGCAGTGGAGATGGTATTTGCGGGATTTTAATAACGTAGATTACAGGCCATTAAATCAAGGCCCTATTAAAGAACTGCCTGAATATCAAATCATAATGATGAGCAAAGCTTCAGAAAATAATCATGTGAATTCTTTAGGTGCGTACCGTAGAACAGGGGAGCTCCACCATCTCTGGTGGTTTCCTAATTATGCATATGAGCAACTCACTCTCCCCAAAATCCTTGATGGTGCAGTCTCGTCACAGGGATGGCAAACCATATACGATTATCAGGTCAGGAGAGAAATGGGCAGTAGTATGCAGCGCTCGAATGGAATTATTTATATTGCTGACCAGCTAACTGACGACGTCACTTCGTGCACAAAAAGGCAATAG
- a CDS encoding immune inhibitor A produces MKFYIPALTLFAFLLFSACSDDSTVLTNEPSNADDVGSAEIKVIGSPLLSIPNASPSDVYAITKRLKNISVPPPSEELLFSNEPVGSTRNFWGLNIQTPNYFEFEAKVAYSSDNAIWYFPITSNKKLPEIKQAIDEFEKIIWPKTISLFAPELKLPGKIAIVHGSFPGLGGYFSPSDALPQSINRHSNLRMAIYLSEPADLTDSSYLGTLTHELQHLLHWHLDKNEEAWIQEGLSELAARKLNYQALPFSTFLNNPQVSITNWPSSPGKSLPNYAAASLFAGYLYESLQTSGIATLVSNPLNGPEGIDSTLKLLGSDQTFEKIFQDWLIANYLNDPSTQYSYSYLPYVIKPQVSITASKEISGSIQQRGAWYAKLEPEGEIEVTFEGAKATAILPVLPHSGEKCWWSNRGNSINSQLTRTFDLSDIKTATLNFKSWWDIENEWDHGYVTVSNDQGQSWEVQKATRSSIKNPLGTALGPSYTGQSKKWRNESIDLSPYVGNTIMLRFEYITDESISTSGWCIDDLNISELDFFDNFEEPDENWISDGFVKMTSRGVRQSFTLIYIDSKNNVSKFPLNTSNKLSLSVNQPSTLIITASAPKTSEYAHFNLSVKSKP; encoded by the coding sequence TTGAAATTCTACATTCCTGCCTTAACTCTTTTTGCATTCCTTCTATTTAGCGCATGTTCAGATGACAGTACAGTCCTAACAAATGAACCAAGTAATGCAGACGATGTAGGTTCTGCAGAAATAAAAGTTATTGGCAGCCCTCTACTCTCAATCCCAAATGCAAGTCCCTCTGATGTTTATGCGATTACAAAAAGATTGAAAAATATTTCAGTGCCCCCTCCAAGCGAAGAGCTACTATTTAGCAATGAGCCCGTGGGATCGACTCGAAATTTTTGGGGACTGAATATACAAACCCCAAATTATTTTGAATTTGAAGCCAAAGTTGCTTATTCAAGTGATAATGCAATTTGGTATTTTCCTATCACTTCAAATAAAAAACTACCTGAGATTAAACAAGCTATTGATGAATTCGAAAAAATTATTTGGCCAAAAACCATTAGCCTTTTTGCGCCTGAATTGAAACTTCCAGGGAAAATTGCAATTGTTCACGGTTCGTTCCCAGGTCTAGGAGGCTACTTTTCACCATCCGACGCACTCCCGCAATCTATCAATCGCCATAGTAATTTAAGGATGGCAATCTACTTGAGTGAGCCAGCAGATTTAACAGACTCTAGCTATTTGGGAACATTAACTCACGAACTGCAGCACCTGTTGCACTGGCATCTTGATAAAAATGAAGAAGCTTGGATTCAGGAAGGTTTATCAGAATTAGCTGCAAGAAAACTCAACTACCAAGCCCTACCATTTTCAACATTCCTCAACAATCCTCAGGTTTCAATCACCAATTGGCCATCATCGCCAGGCAAATCGCTCCCGAATTATGCTGCTGCTTCGCTTTTTGCTGGTTATTTATATGAATCATTACAAACTTCAGGAATTGCAACATTAGTATCAAACCCACTAAATGGACCTGAAGGCATTGATAGCACTTTAAAATTATTAGGGTCAGATCAAACTTTTGAAAAAATTTTCCAGGACTGGCTGATAGCAAATTATTTGAATGATCCATCTACCCAATACTCATATTCTTACCTTCCCTACGTAATAAAGCCTCAAGTTTCTATTACCGCTTCCAAGGAAATATCTGGCTCAATACAACAACGGGGAGCTTGGTACGCAAAATTAGAACCGGAAGGGGAGATTGAGGTTACGTTTGAAGGTGCAAAAGCTACAGCAATATTACCGGTGTTACCACATAGTGGCGAAAAATGCTGGTGGAGCAATAGAGGGAATTCTATAAATTCTCAGCTTACGCGTACTTTCGATCTCAGCGATATCAAAACAGCTACATTAAATTTCAAATCCTGGTGGGATATTGAAAACGAATGGGATCATGGGTATGTCACGGTTTCTAATGACCAAGGTCAAAGCTGGGAGGTTCAAAAAGCAACTCGTTCGTCTATTAAAAATCCTCTAGGCACTGCACTTGGTCCTTCTTACACAGGTCAATCAAAGAAATGGCGTAATGAAAGCATCGACTTAAGTCCTTACGTAGGAAATACTATTATGCTCAGATTCGAATACATTACCGATGAATCTATAAGCACCTCCGGCTGGTGTATAGACGATCTCAATATTTCGGAATTAGACTTTTTTGATAACTTCGAAGAACCCGATGAAAACTGGATATCCGATGGCTTTGTTAAAATGACTAGTAGAGGCGTCCGTCAAAGCTTCACTTTGATTTACATAGATAGCAAAAACAATGTCTCAAAATTCCCGCTAAATACGAGTAATAAACTCTCTCTTTCAGTCAATCAGCCCAGTACATTAATAATTACAGCATCCGCTCCAAAAACCTCGGAGTATGCTCATTTCAATTTATCCGTAAAATCTAAACCCTAA
- the pth gene encoding aminoacyl-tRNA hydrolase gives MLEKIVGDLGQIFKVHLNPARKKPMVVVGLGNPGEKYKLTRHNVGFMFAELFADRNKIKFDIKKKTTVIGEGVFENKDLTVAKPRTFVNHSGQAVKYLMDRYRIPASSCLIIFDDMDLPVGQIRMRPSGGSGGHNGLNSISNTLGTGNFPRLRIGIGRPKNDTIDHVLSKFESEEVTVLEKALEDAYEATLAWVKYGIDYAMNKFN, from the coding sequence ATGTTGGAAAAAATAGTTGGAGACTTGGGGCAAATATTCAAAGTACATTTAAATCCAGCCCGGAAAAAGCCAATGGTTGTCGTTGGCTTAGGGAATCCGGGGGAGAAATATAAACTGACTAGGCACAATGTAGGTTTCATGTTTGCAGAGCTTTTTGCAGATAGAAATAAGATTAAATTCGACATCAAAAAGAAAACTACAGTGATTGGCGAAGGTGTATTTGAAAACAAAGACCTAACGGTCGCGAAGCCTCGTACATTTGTTAATCATTCAGGCCAGGCTGTCAAGTATTTAATGGATAGGTACCGCATACCTGCTAGCTCTTGCCTAATTATCTTCGATGACATGGACCTTCCCGTAGGTCAAATTCGAATGAGACCATCCGGTGGCTCTGGCGGACATAACGGATTGAATTCAATATCAAACACTTTGGGAACAGGTAATTTCCCGCGCCTTCGAATCGGAATTGGAAGGCCAAAGAATGACACTATTGACCATGTCCTCAGTAAATTTGAATCTGAAGAAGTAACCGTGCTTGAGAAAGCACTTGAAGATGCCTATGAAGCTACTTTAGCATGGGTAAAATACGGCATCGATTACGCAATGAATAAGTTCAATTGA
- a CDS encoding flippase-like domain-containing protein, with the protein MSRRYWIGLIISTIFLVILISQIDYKEMIQSLRDANYFYVFPGICVYFISLYFRSIRWKYLLSPFGSTTTARLYPVLLVGYLANNILPLRAGEFVRSYYLATREKISSATGLATVLVERVFDGLTLILFLFVGGLFLPLSPLVSKLSETANLHPQSIIAIVVSPFVLVFALIIFIAIKPNIFLSITRKFLMKLPRKFESTLSPLITRFINGFKGMNKPDRLFWVFLLSVPVWMAEAYMYLIIGYGFGIDNFFPNIWQYSLAMLIVVSVSNLATSIPSSQGSIGPFEVFGTIALVYLGVSNGVASAYVIILHLSLLLPVIIVGIAYMVYASLSLKQLTGDPRE; encoded by the coding sequence ATGTCTCGTAGGTATTGGATCGGACTAATAATCAGTACTATTTTTCTGGTTATTTTAATCTCTCAAATCGACTACAAGGAAATGATTCAGTCCTTACGCGACGCTAATTACTTTTATGTATTTCCAGGCATATGCGTATATTTTATCTCTCTATATTTCCGAAGTATTCGATGGAAATATCTGCTCTCTCCTTTCGGATCAACTACTACCGCGAGACTTTATCCCGTATTACTTGTAGGTTATTTAGCAAATAACATTTTGCCCTTGCGGGCTGGCGAATTCGTCAGGAGTTATTACTTAGCAACGCGAGAAAAAATTTCTTCTGCTACCGGATTAGCTACTGTTCTTGTTGAGAGGGTATTTGACGGGCTGACTCTTATACTATTTCTTTTCGTTGGGGGTTTATTCTTGCCTCTTTCTCCACTCGTTTCAAAATTATCTGAAACTGCAAATCTACATCCACAATCGATTATTGCAATAGTTGTCTCTCCATTCGTACTTGTCTTTGCGTTAATTATTTTTATTGCAATTAAGCCCAATATCTTTCTATCTATAACGCGAAAATTTCTAATGAAGCTTCCAAGAAAATTTGAATCCACTTTAAGCCCGTTGATTACACGTTTTATTAACGGATTTAAAGGAATGAATAAACCGGATAGGTTGTTTTGGGTATTTTTATTATCCGTACCTGTATGGATGGCAGAAGCTTATATGTACCTAATCATAGGATACGGATTTGGAATCGATAACTTCTTCCCCAATATTTGGCAATATTCCCTAGCAATGCTTATTGTTGTATCAGTTTCCAATTTAGCTACCTCAATCCCTTCCTCGCAAGGTTCGATAGGACCATTTGAGGTCTTTGGAACAATTGCATTAGTTTACCTTGGAGTGAGCAATGGTGTGGCATCCGCGTATGTAATCATATTGCACTTATCTTTACTTTTACCCGTTATAATCGTTGGTATCGCGTATATGGTTTACGCAAGCCTTTCACTAAAACAACTAACTGGAGATCCGCGTGAATGA
- a CDS encoding alpha-hydroxy-acid oxidizing protein, whose protein sequence is MKLKDCHNFHDFRKLAKKKLPSPIFHYIDGAAEDEITYQRNTSSYNDVELVPNVLRGVENIDLSTTIFGKKMDLPFYCSPTALQRLFHHDGERAVAKAAAKFNTMFGLSTIGTVAIEEIDQVETPKMFQFYFHKDHGINDAVLDRVKASNFDVLALTVDTITAGSRERDLRTGFKSPPQLTWASFLSFLSKPNWGLNYLFREKFELPLLKGSVSELNNVSTSIGSYFSTMLDQSMNWNDAEKLASDWGGHFALKGVMSVEDAKRAVDIGCSGIIVSNHGGRQLDGQRSNFDQLGEIVDAVGDKIDVICEGGIQRSTHMIKALSMGAKAVAGGRLYLYALGAAGQAGVERALGLYKTALERDMKLMGCTNINELSRSNLRFRCTCPHH, encoded by the coding sequence ATGAAATTGAAAGATTGCCATAATTTCCACGATTTCAGAAAACTTGCCAAAAAGAAATTGCCGTCTCCTATATTTCATTATATAGATGGTGCTGCTGAAGACGAAATAACGTACCAAAGAAACACCAGTTCCTACAATGACGTCGAATTAGTCCCGAATGTGTTACGCGGCGTAGAGAATATAGACTTATCGACTACTATATTCGGGAAAAAAATGGACTTGCCTTTTTATTGTTCACCTACCGCTCTGCAAAGGCTTTTCCATCACGACGGCGAAAGAGCCGTAGCAAAAGCAGCTGCTAAATTCAACACGATGTTTGGGCTTTCCACTATCGGCACTGTAGCGATAGAGGAAATTGATCAAGTTGAAACCCCTAAGATGTTCCAGTTTTACTTTCACAAGGATCATGGAATAAATGACGCGGTGCTCGATAGAGTAAAGGCTTCGAATTTTGATGTACTAGCGCTTACAGTCGACACAATAACTGCAGGTAGCAGAGAGCGAGATCTTCGGACCGGATTCAAATCTCCGCCCCAGTTAACATGGGCTAGTTTTCTTAGCTTTCTATCTAAACCAAATTGGGGACTGAATTATCTATTCCGTGAAAAATTTGAACTCCCATTATTGAAAGGCAGTGTATCTGAACTAAATAACGTATCAACGTCTATAGGAAGTTATTTTTCCACTATGCTTGATCAATCGATGAATTGGAATGATGCGGAAAAGCTTGCTTCTGACTGGGGAGGGCATTTTGCTCTGAAGGGAGTAATGAGCGTAGAAGATGCGAAAAGAGCTGTAGATATAGGTTGTTCTGGGATCATTGTCTCCAATCATGGTGGAAGGCAATTGGATGGCCAAAGATCAAATTTTGATCAACTAGGCGAAATAGTTGACGCAGTAGGAGACAAAATAGACGTTATTTGTGAAGGAGGCATACAGAGATCAACTCATATGATAAAGGCTTTATCAATGGGCGCAAAAGCTGTAGCAGGTGGAAGATTATATTTGTATGCACTCGGAGCAGCTGGTCAAGCAGGGGTTGAGAGAGCTTTAGGGCTATATAAAACTGCTTTAGAAAGAGACATGAAACTTATGGGATGCACCAACATAAATGAACTGAGTAGATCTAATTTAAGGTTTAGGTGCACGTGCCCGCATCATTAA
- the ligA gene encoding NAD-dependent DNA ligase LigA encodes MADEENSNLANSLKEKLHFHNYRYYVLDDPVISDFEYDRIFRQLVDLEENIPGLKAADSPTQRVGGAPSPEFLEIQHRSPMLSLGNVFNVNEFIAWHNRAATRLQFSNFEMICEPKIDGLAISLTYENGLLVQGATRGDGNKGEDVTSNVRTIRSIPLSLQSPNPPPRLEVRGEIYYPLDAFEKFNNERLAEGQAPFANPRNAAAGSLRQLDPKTTSERHLSIWVYQLGSVDGQAAPDTHWEIMQWLRSLGFRINPLIELVTNLDSVTKYHQRWIGNRNNENYQTDGIVVKVNSLEYQRLLGFISREPRWAVAYKFPSEQAITKLVEIGINVGRTGNLNPFAVLEPVQLGGVVIQHATLHNEEDILRKDIRIGDQVIIERAGEVIPQVIGPVAGSRTGAEIPFEMPGLCPSCSSLVSKIEGEAAHRCSNASCPSQKFEKIKHFVSKSAMDIEGLGEKLVKLLLDLDLISEFPDLYFLDREQLLNVERMGEKSVTNLLSAIEKSKQRPLSSLISGLGILHVGSETSELLAKQFKSVDTIAQVSLENFEAIPGIGSIVGAALVEYFQNSENLAIIEKLRSAGVNFTENENLEEYVSSFIGLRFVVTGRIEGYTRSELEQYIKNRGGSVSSSVSSKTNFVVAGEDAGSKLSDAEKLNVSIISFAELQNLDRQGLH; translated from the coding sequence ATGGCAGATGAAGAGAATTCAAATTTAGCAAATTCCCTAAAAGAAAAACTTCATTTTCACAATTATCGGTACTACGTTCTAGACGATCCTGTGATTTCGGATTTTGAATACGACAGGATTTTTCGTCAATTAGTAGATCTCGAAGAAAATATACCAGGGTTAAAAGCTGCGGATTCACCTACTCAAAGAGTGGGAGGGGCGCCGTCTCCCGAATTCCTGGAGATCCAGCACCGGAGCCCAATGCTAAGTTTGGGAAATGTTTTCAACGTTAACGAATTTATAGCTTGGCATAACCGTGCAGCTACTCGTCTTCAGTTTTCAAATTTCGAAATGATCTGTGAACCTAAAATTGACGGCCTAGCGATATCATTAACCTATGAAAATGGTCTACTTGTCCAAGGCGCTACTCGTGGGGATGGTAATAAAGGTGAAGACGTTACCTCGAACGTTAGAACGATTAGATCAATTCCCTTATCCCTTCAATCCCCAAACCCTCCGCCACGCCTAGAGGTAAGAGGGGAAATTTATTATCCACTAGATGCATTTGAAAAATTTAATAATGAAAGGCTTGCTGAAGGGCAAGCGCCCTTTGCTAATCCAAGAAATGCGGCTGCAGGGTCATTACGCCAACTAGATCCTAAAACAACCTCAGAGCGCCATTTATCGATATGGGTATACCAATTGGGTTCAGTCGATGGACAAGCAGCACCCGATACACATTGGGAAATAATGCAGTGGCTTCGGTCCTTAGGATTCCGGATAAATCCTTTGATTGAATTGGTCACAAATTTAGATAGTGTCACAAAATATCATCAGCGTTGGATTGGGAATCGAAATAATGAGAATTACCAGACTGATGGAATCGTCGTCAAAGTAAATTCTCTCGAGTACCAAAGGCTTTTGGGGTTTATCAGCCGGGAGCCAAGATGGGCAGTCGCTTACAAATTCCCTTCGGAACAAGCGATTACTAAATTGGTTGAGATAGGAATTAACGTTGGTAGGACGGGGAATCTCAATCCATTTGCGGTTCTCGAGCCGGTGCAGCTTGGTGGCGTAGTGATACAACACGCAACGCTTCACAATGAAGAAGATATTTTGCGAAAAGATATCAGAATCGGAGACCAGGTAATTATTGAAAGAGCGGGGGAAGTTATTCCGCAAGTAATTGGTCCGGTAGCAGGAAGCCGCACCGGTGCAGAAATTCCTTTTGAAATGCCCGGGCTATGCCCATCTTGTTCTTCTCTAGTATCGAAAATTGAAGGAGAAGCTGCTCATCGATGCAGCAATGCTTCATGTCCCAGTCAAAAATTCGAAAAAATTAAACACTTTGTGTCTAAATCTGCAATGGACATAGAAGGATTAGGAGAAAAACTAGTTAAGCTTCTTCTAGATCTGGATCTCATTAGTGAATTCCCTGATCTATATTTTTTAGACCGAGAGCAACTTCTAAATGTCGAGCGCATGGGTGAAAAATCCGTAACAAATCTTTTAAGCGCAATTGAGAAAAGCAAACAAAGGCCATTGTCTTCTCTAATATCCGGACTTGGGATATTACATGTCGGGTCTGAAACTTCCGAGCTTTTAGCAAAGCAGTTCAAGAGTGTCGATACAATTGCGCAAGTTTCTCTTGAAAATTTTGAGGCTATCCCCGGAATTGGCAGTATCGTAGGCGCAGCGTTAGTCGAGTATTTCCAAAATTCTGAAAACTTAGCAATCATCGAAAAACTCCGCTCAGCAGGGGTTAATTTTACAGAAAATGAAAATCTTGAGGAATACGTAAGCTCCTTCATAGGCCTACGCTTTGTCGTAACTGGGCGAATAGAGGGCTATACCCGATCTGAACTTGAGCAATACATTAAAAATCGAGGAGGTTCGGTAAGCAGTTCGGTAAGTAGTAAGACAAATTTTGTTGTCGCAGGAGAAGACGCGGGGTCAAAGCTTTCTGATGCTGAAAAATTGAATGTCTCAATTATTTCATTTGCAGAACTACAAAATTTGGACAGGCAAGGCTTACACTAG
- a CDS encoding NAD(P)/FAD-dependent oxidoreductase, whose amino-acid sequence MNDLPETYRVGIIGAGAAGLAAAYDLVSEGCHVDVYESAPFLGGQASTFLINGVPVERGYHHLFTSDQSMIGLVTELGLSHKLKWIDSNVGYFTKGKLWKFTSPFDLLAFRPIPLWDRVKLGLLTLMLQRRKEWKSLEKTTASEWLLKNAGSNIYYAIFEPMLRGKFGRYYDQITMAWLWNKFALRTASRGKGIAGKLKEQLAYPSGSFGEIFDTLAKRIEDSKGKIHLSKYVKKIVIEDNRVSGLEVASEGESPSFHSYDQVLATVPSFVLPKILEHIPEDYLSKLTDKTYLSAVLVILELDRALTPHYWTYVGDRELPFLGIIEHTNFIPAEYYNGAHIVYLTNYLEQDDPMYKLSPEELYQEYIPHLQKINPNFRESWVTNYYYHKVDAAQPIVTKGYTESIPSHRTPFKDLYLANTTQIYPEDRGTNYSVRMGRNVAQLMKEDRGLN is encoded by the coding sequence GTGAATGATCTTCCCGAAACCTATCGGGTAGGAATAATTGGAGCAGGAGCTGCAGGCCTTGCGGCAGCTTATGATCTTGTTTCTGAGGGATGTCACGTAGACGTATATGAAAGTGCTCCATTCCTAGGAGGACAAGCGTCTACGTTCTTGATTAATGGTGTCCCTGTTGAAAGAGGGTATCATCACTTGTTCACAAGTGATCAATCAATGATTGGCTTAGTTACTGAGCTGGGGCTTTCGCATAAGTTGAAATGGATAGACTCAAACGTTGGTTATTTTACTAAAGGGAAATTATGGAAATTCACATCTCCATTTGACCTATTGGCCTTCAGGCCAATCCCTTTATGGGATAGAGTCAAATTAGGTCTTTTAACTTTAATGCTTCAACGTAGGAAAGAATGGAAGAGCCTCGAAAAAACAACTGCCTCGGAATGGTTATTAAAAAATGCAGGTTCGAATATTTACTATGCAATTTTCGAACCAATGCTAAGAGGTAAATTTGGCCGCTATTACGACCAAATCACCATGGCTTGGCTTTGGAATAAATTTGCTCTGCGCACTGCTTCCAGAGGAAAAGGAATCGCAGGTAAATTAAAAGAACAACTTGCCTATCCTTCGGGTTCTTTTGGCGAAATTTTTGATACCCTGGCTAAACGAATTGAAGACAGCAAAGGTAAAATTCATCTATCAAAATATGTAAAAAAAATAGTAATCGAGGACAATCGTGTATCAGGTCTAGAGGTTGCTTCGGAAGGAGAGTCCCCATCCTTCCATAGTTATGATCAAGTGCTAGCTACTGTTCCTTCTTTTGTATTACCAAAAATTCTAGAACATATTCCTGAAGATTACCTAAGCAAGTTAACTGATAAAACCTATCTATCTGCAGTCTTAGTGATTCTAGAGTTAGACAGGGCATTAACCCCTCATTATTGGACTTACGTAGGCGATCGTGAATTACCCTTCTTAGGAATAATTGAACATACTAATTTCATACCTGCAGAATATTACAATGGCGCACACATCGTTTATTTAACAAATTACCTTGAGCAAGACGACCCAATGTACAAATTGTCCCCTGAAGAGCTTTACCAAGAATATATCCCTCATCTTCAAAAAATTAATCCTAACTTCAGAGAATCCTGGGTTACTAATTACTACTACCACAAAGTAGATGCTGCCCAACCAATTGTTACCAAAGGTTATACAGAAAGCATACCCAGCCACCGCACACCTTTTAAGGATCTTTACTTGGCTAATACAACACAAATATACCCAGAGGATCGAGGGACAAATTATTCTGTACGTATGGGACGAAACGTTGCCCAACTGATGAAGGAAGATCGCGGGCTGAATTAA